Proteins co-encoded in one Nicotiana sylvestris chromosome 7, ASM39365v2, whole genome shotgun sequence genomic window:
- the LOC104249790 gene encoding uncharacterized protein: MANITSVGVIGAGQMGSGIAQLAAVNDIDVWLYDTDSEALIKAQNSISNNIQRLLSKGQLSQEKSADAVRRLRCSSRLEDLHSVDFVVEAIVESEQVKKSLFSNLDKIVKSSAILASNTSSISITRLASATSRPCQVIGMHFMNPPPIMKLVEIIRGADTSEDTYCATKCLAERFGKTVICSQDYSGFIVNRILMPMINEAFHTLYTGVATKEDIDTGMKLGTNHPMGPLELADFIGLDVCLSIMKVLHVGLGDDKYAPCPLLVQCVDAGRLGKKRGIGVYDYRSAAADTGKSPRL; the protein is encoded by the exons ATGGCCAATATCACAAGCGTCGGAGTTATCGGCGCCGGTCAAATGGGTTCCGGAATCGCCCAACTCGCCGCCGTCAACGACATCGACGTTTGGCTCTACGATACTGATTCTGAAGCTCTTATTAAAGCCCAAAATTCTATTTCCAATAATATTCAACGCCTCCTCTCCAAAGGACAACTCTCTCAG GAAAAAAGTGCTGACGCTGTAAGACGTCTACGGTGTTCATCCCGCTTGGAAGATTTACATTCAGTTGATTTTGTTGTCGAGGCTATTGTGGAATCCGAACAAGTGAAGAAATCTTTATTTTCCAACTTGGATAAGATTGTAAAGAGCTCTGCTATTTTGGCTTCTAATACAAGCTCTATATCCATTACTCGTCTAGCATCTGCAACGAGCCGACCCTGCCAG GTGATCGGCATGCACTTTATGAATCCGCCACCTATTATGAAGCTGGTTGAGATTATTCGGGGTGCAGATACATCAGAAGACACATATTGTGCCACTAAATGCCTGGCAGAGAG GTTTGGTAAGACAGTTATCTGTTCTCAGGATTATTCTGGCTTCATTGTAAACCGAATTTTGATGCCTATGATTAATGAGGCCTTTCATACACTTTATACCGGAGTTGCAACAAAAGAAGACATCGATACAGGAATGAAGCTAGGAACCAACCATCCTATGGGTCCTTTGGAACTTGCAGATTTTATTGGACTGGATGTTTGTTTGTCGATCATGAAAGTTCTTCATGTCGGTCTAGGAGACGATAAGTATGCTCCGTGCCCTCTCCTTGTGCAGTGTGTTGATGCTGGTAGACTTGGTAAAAAGCGAGGCATCGGCGTATATGATTACCGTAGTGCTGCTGCAGACACAGGAAAATCTCCTCGACTTTGA